In Elusimicrobiaceae bacterium, the DNA window CGCGTTCTTTATACACGCAGCAACGCACGTCCAAATTGGCATTACGCGGTACCACATCATGCGGAATGCGATAGGCACCCGTTTCTAAGGTGCCTTTGTCAAAGGCTTCAATTACTTTTTTAAGGGCTTGTCTTTTAAACCCAAGGGCTTTATTGTCACTCATATTACTCATATTTTACCATATTGAAGGCACCTCTGCCTGCTGACTAATAGTATGGTGTTAATAAACGAAAAGCATTGTTGCGCAGTTGTTTCCACCAAGTAAGTTGAATATAGTGTGTTTTAGAGAGCAGGCGGGCTTTTTTCTTTTTTGCTTCTACGATATGTTGTACCTGTTTTGCCAGCATCGGGTCAAAACATTCCATATTACTTTCAAAATTTAGTTTAAAACTGCGCACGTCCCAATTGGCCGAGCCGCTAAAAAGCCACACTTCATCAATTAAAAACAATTTGCTATGGTCAAAAGGCGGTGCGGAACGATAAATTTTAACTCCTTTCTCAAGCAACCTTAAAAAATTGGCTTGCATTGCCCAGTCCATACCCAAAATGTTGCTTTTTTCCGGCAGAATAATTTCTACTTCTACTCCGCGTAAAGAGGCGGTTTCCAATGCGGATAGAATATTATTCTCCGGTAAAAAATAAGGAGTCACGATGCTTACTTTTTTTTGCGCACAAGCCAAAGCACCCAAGCACATTCTTTCCACTTTTCCAAAATCACCGTCAGGTCCGTCCGGAATTAGGCGCATAGGGGTTGCCCCTTTGCAAGGAGATTGCTGGGGAGGGCGTGTGTTTTTATTTAACAAAGATTGCTGAGTGCTAAAAGCCCAATCTTCTTCAAAAATATTAGAAATTTGAGAGATGACCGGCCCTTGTATTTCAAAAGTAATATCCTGTATGGGCTCTTGAGGATTTTGGTTTAACAAATTCCCTTCTGAAATATTCATGCCGCCAAAAAAAGCAATTTCTCCGTCTATTACCATTATTTTTCGATGGTTTCTTAAATTTACAAAAGGCAAATTAACAGGACTTTTGCTGGGTAAAAAAGCAGCAAACTCCAAGCCTTTGATATGTTTAAGTGCTTTGTATATATTAGGACGGCTATAATTAAGCCCTACTCCATCTACCAAAATACGCATTTTTGCTCCATTTTGAGCGGCCTTCTGCAAAGCCGAAACGAACATTTGCCCGGCTTTGTCATTGTTAAAAATATAACTGGCAATCATAACTTCTTTTTTTGCCTGAGAGATGACCTGACACATACGCAGATAGGCTTCGTCCCCGTTGAGCAGTGGAAGGACTAAATTACCTAAAGATAAATGTTGAGGGTGGGTTTTGTAGCCCAGATGCAATAATTGCCATACGGAGGGGGGAATTTCTTTCTCCAAATCTTGTGGAGTTTTGCCGCTGGCGGTAAAAGGATTTTTTCCGCGATTTTGCAGGCGCAAGGCTTTGCGGCGGATTCGGTTAATTCCCAATATAATATAAGCCACACTTCCTACAACAGGAGCCAACCAGACTAACCCTATCCAACCGATGGCACTGGGCACGTCTTCTTTGTGCATGAGAATATGAAAGGTGACTGTAATTTGCAGACACAGTAAAAAGAAACCGGCCAGTGTTAAAGAAAAAAAGTTCATATATTTCTCCTTAAAAATACGATAACTTTATTGACGAAAAATAAAATAGAAAGAAAAAGGTTATTCTGATTTTTTATTTTCCTTGTTTAAAGTCATTGTGGGTGGCACCGTTTTAGGATGAATGACGCGTGGCATATACATTTGATCTTGCAGGGTTCCTCCGGATACTAAGGCCTTTCTCACCGTACGTTTTTGTTTTTGGGGAGGGAGAGAAACCGGCAGTTTTTGTTTTTCTTCTGTTTTTTTACGTAAAGAGGTTAAATAATCCGTTTTACTTTCTTCCGTTTCAAAAGACAGCGTCAGTTCTTCTTTTTCAAATAAAAACCATCGTTGTGTAGGTGTAGGGGTATTGATATCTTGATAAGAGAGTTTGTACAAAACGGTATTTCCTTTTAAAGAAGGCTCTTTTTCTTGCAGGGCGTTGGAGCCATAAAAAGAAAGGAAATCCTTTAATTTTAAACCGATATTAATATTATATTTTTTGTTAATAGCCAACACATCTGCTGCAGTAGCGGCGACGGTGATGAAGGATTGGGGTTCTTCGGCCTTAAATAGAAATTTCCTAAATTGGCGGTTGTTATAATATTCCACCAAGGCATATTCGGCCGAAGGACTACGCACAATGCGGTCTTTATCCGACACAACAGGCATAGCATACAATAGTTGCTCACGCGTGCTATTGCGCAATTTACGTGAGAGTTGTCGGGCCGTTTTCTGCCAAATGCTGGGGCTTTCTGCCGTAGGGGTGCCATGCATTTCTATTACGATTTCATCTTCAGCCCAAACGGAAAAGGGCAGAAAGCAAAAAACAAAAAGAAAAATAATTTTCCTCATAGGAGCAGTGTATCAATTTTTAGTTTTTTCTGATAAAAAGTTTACTCAAAAAGCCAGGTGTTGAGATATCTTTCCCCGCTATCAGGCAAAAGAACAACGATGTTTTTGTCTTGTGTTTGGGGGAGTTCGGCCAAATGCAAAGCAGCCCACAAGGCTGCCCCTCCGCTAATACCGATAAGCAACCCTTCTTTTTGTGCGGCCAATCGGGCTGTTTGAGCGGCTTGCTCATCGGTGACGGGGATAATTTGGTCAATGATAGTTTTGTCCAAAATGGGCGGTATAAATCCTGCCCCAATGCCTTGTATTTTATGCGGTCCGGCAGGTTTTCCTTCCAAAACGGCAGAATCTTGAGGTTCAACGGCTATTATTTGGACGTTTGGATTTTGTTTCTTTAAAAATCTTCCTACACCCGTAATGGTGCCGCCTGTACCCACTCCGGCTACAAAATAATCTACTTGCCCCTCTAAATCCTGCCATATTTCCTGTGCCGTTTGAGCATGAGCCGACGGGTTGTTTGGGTTTTCAAATTGTTGCGGTATAAAAGAAAGAGGTATCTGTCGTTGTAATGCTTGCGCTTTGGCAATAGCTCCGCGCATACCTTCTGCTGCAG includes these proteins:
- a CDS encoding PLDc N-terminal domain-containing protein, producing MNFFSLTLAGFFLLCLQITVTFHILMHKEDVPSAIGWIGLVWLAPVVGSVAYIILGINRIRRKALRLQNRGKNPFTASGKTPQDLEKEIPPSVWQLLHLGYKTHPQHLSLGNLVLPLLNGDEAYLRMCQVISQAKKEVMIASYIFNNDKAGQMFVSALQKAAQNGAKMRILVDGVGLNYSRPNIYKALKHIKGLEFAAFLPSKSPVNLPFVNLRNHRKIMVIDGEIAFFGGMNISEGNLLNQNPQEPIQDITFEIQGPVISQISNIFEEDWAFSTQQSLLNKNTRPPQQSPCKGATPMRLIPDGPDGDFGKVERMCLGALACAQKKVSIVTPYFLPENNILSALETASLRGVEVEIILPEKSNILGMDWAMQANFLRLLEKGVKIYRSAPPFDHSKLFLIDEVWLFSGSANWDVRSFKLNFESNMECFDPMLAKQVQHIVEAKKKKARLLSKTHYIQLTWWKQLRNNAFRLLTPYY
- the cysK gene encoding cysteine synthase A, with product MKYATDMTQLIGNTPLVRINKINNGSAHLYAKLEMFNPFSVKDRPALSMIEAAEKAGILTEQSTLIEPTSGNTGIGLAFIAAVRGYKLILTMPENMSQERVRLVKALGAEVFLTPAAEGMRGAIAKAQALQRQIPLSFIPQQFENPNNPSAHAQTAQEIWQDLEGQVDYFVAGVGTGGTITGVGRFLKKQNPNVQIIAVEPQDSAVLEGKPAGPHKIQGIGAGFIPPILDKTIIDQIIPVTDEQAAQTARLAAQKEGLLIGISGGAALWAALHLAELPQTQDKNIVVLLPDSGERYLNTWLFE